In the genome of Desulfofarcimen acetoxidans DSM 771, one region contains:
- the folP gene encoding dihydropteroate synthase, which translates to MSVTIRNVIVHNKKESLAEIISTGADISGCRLMAPKGVHRLIKLTGLSPKQANIIKQQMLSRGGEAAVSRGVIDCSASEAIVLIMGTLKQFDGLVNILKMQPFGLPKIGARIKQVLKNLEGRSPVEIDCRGKILLLGERTLIMGILNVTPDSFSDGGSFYNHEVAIEHARAMVSEGADIIDLGGESTRPGHESISVEEELDRVIPVLEKLVREIDVPVSIDTTKAEVARRALLAGAHLINDQWALRADPDMAHVVAEYDVPLIIMHNQKGTEYNDLMGDMVQFFEESIDTAVNAGLAREKIIVDPGIGFGKTLEQNLETMRRLDELSCLGCPVLLGTSRKSMIGKVLDLPVDERVEGTAATVTLGIANGADIVRVHNVKEMVRVARMTDAMVRR; encoded by the coding sequence AATGTAATTGTACATAATAAAAAGGAGTCTTTGGCGGAGATAATATCTACCGGTGCTGATATATCCGGGTGTCGCTTAATGGCTCCTAAAGGAGTGCACAGGCTAATTAAGTTAACCGGCTTAAGTCCCAAGCAGGCTAATATAATTAAGCAGCAGATGTTGAGCAGAGGTGGGGAGGCCGCAGTATCCAGAGGAGTTATAGACTGCTCTGCCTCTGAGGCAATAGTATTGATTATGGGTACCTTAAAGCAGTTTGACGGACTTGTGAATATATTAAAAATGCAGCCCTTTGGTCTGCCCAAAATCGGTGCACGGATTAAACAAGTATTAAAAAACCTGGAAGGCAGATCTCCTGTGGAAATAGACTGCCGGGGAAAGATCCTCCTTCTGGGTGAACGCACATTAATCATGGGAATTTTGAATGTGACTCCGGATTCTTTTTCGGATGGGGGAAGTTTTTATAACCATGAAGTTGCAATTGAACATGCCAGGGCAATGGTGTCCGAAGGAGCGGACATAATAGACTTGGGAGGAGAGTCAACACGACCGGGTCATGAATCCATCAGTGTGGAAGAAGAATTAGACCGGGTAATACCTGTTTTGGAAAAACTGGTTAGAGAAATTGATGTTCCTGTTTCCATTGATACAACCAAGGCAGAAGTAGCGCGTCGCGCTTTGCTTGCCGGTGCTCATCTGATTAACGATCAGTGGGCTTTAAGGGCAGACCCGGATATGGCTCATGTAGTAGCGGAATACGATGTTCCTTTAATTATCATGCATAACCAAAAAGGTACAGAGTACAATGATCTCATGGGTGATATGGTGCAGTTTTTTGAAGAAAGTATAGATACAGCGGTAAATGCCGGGTTAGCCAGAGAAAAGATAATTGTTGATCCCGGCATTGGTTTTGGCAAAACGCTGGAACAGAATCTTGAAACCATGCGAAGATTAGATGAATTGTCTTGTTTGGGTTGTCCGGTACTCCTGGGTACTTCGCGTAAGTCAATGATCGGCAAGGTTCTTGATCTGCCTGTTGATGAGCGGGTGGAGGGTACTGCGGCTACGGTAACACTGGGCATAGCTAACGGTGCTGATATTGTGCGGGTGCATAATGTTAAAGAAATGGTTCGTGTCGCCAGAATGACTGATGCGATGGTGAGAAGATAA
- the folB gene encoding dihydroneopterin aldolase, whose translation MSDKIILSGLDFYGYHGVLPEEQRLGQKFIIDLELSLSLREAGIKDDPDLTVNYARVFETVREVVVGKPFFLIEALAEAIAFKVLKNFSIEKVLVRVRKPQAPVPGCFEHMAVEITREKEV comes from the coding sequence ATGAGCGACAAAATTATACTGAGCGGGTTGGATTTTTACGGTTATCATGGAGTTTTGCCGGAAGAGCAGCGGTTAGGTCAAAAATTTATTATTGATTTGGAACTTTCTTTGAGCCTGAGAGAAGCAGGTATAAAAGATGATCCTGATCTGACTGTAAACTATGCCCGAGTATTCGAGACAGTGAGAGAAGTCGTTGTTGGAAAGCCGTTTTTTTTGATAGAAGCTTTAGCTGAGGCCATTGCTTTTAAGGTTTTGAAAAACTTCAGCATAGAAAAAGTTTTAGTAAGGGTAAGAAAACCCCAAGCACCGGTACCAGGATGTTTCGAACACATGGCGGTGGAAATCACCAGAGAAAAAGAGGTATGA